From Phenylobacterium montanum, the proteins below share one genomic window:
- a CDS encoding alpha-amylase family glycosyl hydrolase: MTDASAPWWRGAVIYQIYPRSFCDSDGDGVGDLKGITSKLDYVASLGVDGIWLSPFFRSPMKDFGYDVSDYCDVDPSFGTLADFDALLARAHELGLKVIIDQVYSHTSEEHSWFVESAASRDNPKADWYVWAPAKPDGTPPNNWQASFGGPAWTWGPRRRQYYLHNFLKEQPDLNFHNPAVQDAVLDVARFWLDRGVDGFRLDVVNYFVHDPALTDNPPSGGERTPARTYLFQKHVHDKSRPETLRFVERLRALTDQYPERMMVGEIVDDDELARQREYTEGDHRLHTAYSFHLIGGRRGDPALFAEAAPAWAGASGWPSWSIGNHDVPRFPTRLGGANAGPEQAKALLAALFALRGTIFLYQGDELGLPQGRVRFEDLQDPFARAAFTGDAGRDGARTPFPWDRAQPMAGFTTASHAWLPVDPAHAERAVSTQERDPASLLAFTRRLIALRTEEPALRLGEAEVLAAPEGVLAIRRRERGAEVVCVINLGAAPAALSLPGLAKATLLGCGLSASREGDSLDLPPFGGVIAKLG, from the coding sequence ATGACCGACGCGTCGGCGCCGTGGTGGCGCGGAGCGGTGATCTATCAGATCTACCCGCGCAGTTTCTGCGACTCCGACGGCGACGGCGTCGGCGACCTGAAGGGGATAACCAGCAAGCTGGACTACGTCGCCTCGCTGGGCGTCGACGGGATCTGGCTGTCGCCCTTCTTCCGCTCGCCGATGAAGGACTTCGGCTATGACGTCAGCGACTATTGCGACGTCGATCCGTCGTTCGGGACACTGGCCGATTTCGACGCCCTGCTGGCGCGGGCGCATGAGCTCGGCCTGAAGGTGATCATCGACCAAGTCTATTCGCACACCTCGGAAGAGCACTCCTGGTTCGTTGAAAGCGCCGCCTCGCGCGACAACCCAAAGGCCGACTGGTACGTCTGGGCGCCCGCCAAGCCGGACGGGACGCCGCCTAACAACTGGCAGGCCTCCTTCGGCGGGCCGGCCTGGACCTGGGGGCCGCGGCGGCGGCAGTACTATCTGCACAATTTCCTGAAGGAGCAGCCGGACCTGAATTTCCACAATCCGGCGGTGCAGGATGCGGTGCTGGACGTGGCGCGGTTCTGGCTGGACCGAGGCGTGGACGGCTTCCGGCTGGACGTGGTCAACTACTTCGTTCACGACCCGGCCCTGACAGACAACCCGCCGAGCGGCGGAGAACGGACGCCGGCGCGCACCTACCTGTTCCAGAAGCACGTGCACGACAAGTCGCGGCCCGAGACCCTGAGATTCGTCGAGCGCCTGCGGGCCCTGACCGACCAATATCCGGAGCGGATGATGGTCGGTGAGATCGTCGACGACGACGAGCTGGCGCGGCAGCGGGAATATACCGAGGGCGATCACCGGCTGCACACGGCCTACAGCTTCCACCTGATCGGCGGCCGGCGTGGAGATCCGGCCCTGTTCGCAGAGGCGGCGCCGGCCTGGGCTGGCGCTTCGGGTTGGCCGTCCTGGTCGATCGGCAATCACGATGTGCCGCGCTTTCCGACCCGCCTCGGCGGCGCCAATGCCGGCCCGGAACAGGCCAAGGCCTTGCTGGCGGCCCTGTTCGCCCTGCGCGGGACCATCTTCCTCTATCAGGGCGACGAGCTCGGCCTGCCCCAGGGCCGGGTGCGGTTCGAGGACCTCCAGGACCCCTTCGCGCGGGCCGCCTTCACCGGGGACGCCGGCCGCGACGGCGCGCGCACGCCGTTTCCATGGGACCGCGCCCAGCCCATGGCTGGCTTCACCACCGCCAGCCACGCCTGGTTGCCGGTGGACCCGGCCCACGCCGAGCGGGCGGTTTCCACGCAGGAGCGCGATCCAGCCTCGCTGCTGGCTTTCACCCGCCGGCTGATTGCGCTGAGGACCGAGGAGCCGGCGCTACGCCTCGGCGAAGCCGAGGTGCTGGCGGCGCCGGAGGGCGTGCTGGCGATCCGGCGCCGCGAGCGGGGCGCCGAAGTCGTGTGCGTGATCAATCTCGGCGCAGCGCCCGCCGCCTTGAGCCTGCCGGGCCTCGCCAAAGCGACGCTATTGGGCTGCGGGCTCTCCGCGAGCCGCGAAGGAGATAGCCTGGACCTGCCCCCTTTCGGCGGCGTGATCGCGAAACTGGGCTGA
- the trhA gene encoding PAQR family membrane homeostasis protein TrhA, whose amino-acid sequence MSIAAEYLVEHYPNRAEKLADWWMHAVGIVGAAAGGAFLVGLALRTGHGGGLTAATSLYALCLITMLGCSAAYNLSRPSAARPFLRRLDEAGIFMMIAGSYTPFTSQRFEGGWALGVTALVWGVALAGVAGKLLVKKSPDWLWTAVYVGFGWLAVFMIRPLFVDVPTGAFVLLVLGGLIYTTGTLVFHSRLPFRRAIWHGFVIAAASLHYVAVFTGVVLAAHA is encoded by the coding sequence GTGTCGATCGCCGCTGAATATCTGGTCGAACACTATCCGAACCGTGCGGAGAAGCTCGCCGACTGGTGGATGCACGCCGTCGGCATCGTGGGCGCCGCCGCCGGCGGGGCCTTCCTGGTAGGCTTGGCCCTGCGCACCGGCCATGGCGGCGGGCTGACCGCCGCGACCAGCCTCTACGCTCTCTGCCTGATCACCATGTTGGGCTGTTCGGCCGCCTACAACCTGAGCCGCCCCTCGGCCGCGCGGCCGTTCCTGCGCCGCCTGGACGAGGCCGGCATCTTCATGATGATCGCCGGCTCCTACACCCCATTCACCAGCCAGAGGTTCGAGGGTGGATGGGCGCTGGGGGTCACGGCCCTGGTCTGGGGCGTGGCCCTGGCCGGGGTGGCCGGCAAGCTCTTGGTCAAGAAGTCGCCGGATTGGCTGTGGACGGCGGTCTATGTCGGTTTCGGCTGGCTGGCGGTGTTCATGATCCGGCCGCTGTTCGTCGACGTACCGACCGGCGCCTTCGTCCTCCTGGTCCTGGGCGGACTGATCTATACGACCGGAACCCTGGTGTTCCACAGCCGCCTGCCCTTCCGCCGGGCGATCTGGCACGGTTTCGTCATCGCCGCGGCCAGCCTGCACTATGTGGCGGTGTTCACCGGGGTGGTATTGGCGGCGCACGCCTGA
- a CDS encoding EamA family transporter: MPPLGQRLEPAPWNAYLRSMTQATLERAPGRSAGLAGSILLLLAAMATVQIGASLAKQMFALVGPLGAAALRLVFASLILVLVARPWRGELGPAERRAVLAYGVVLGIMNPIFYSALQRLPLGLAVAIEFTGPLGLALVTSHRRLDLAWVALAVAGVCLILLLKQVKGAVDPIGVALALAAGACWAAYIWFGQKLSVLLPSARATALGSCVAALVAVPVGAASAGVRLLNPAVLPVALAVAVLSSVLPYSLEMMAMKRVPTRTFGVLMSLEPAFAALSGLALLGERLTVTQWLGMGCVMAASLGAAMTARGGGGGHAG, encoded by the coding sequence TTGCCGCCCCTTGGACAAAGGCTGGAGCCGGCGCCCTGGAACGCCTACCTGCGCAGCATGACCCAAGCGACGCTTGAAAGGGCGCCCGGCCGGAGCGCGGGCCTGGCGGGCTCGATCCTGCTGCTGCTGGCCGCCATGGCCACGGTGCAGATCGGGGCCAGCCTGGCCAAGCAGATGTTTGCTCTGGTCGGTCCCCTGGGCGCGGCGGCCCTGCGGCTGGTTTTCGCCAGCCTGATCCTGGTCCTGGTGGCGCGGCCGTGGCGCGGCGAGCTTGGACCTGCGGAGCGACGGGCGGTGCTGGCCTATGGCGTGGTGCTGGGGATCATGAACCCGATTTTCTATTCCGCGCTGCAGCGCCTGCCCCTGGGCCTGGCGGTGGCCATCGAGTTCACCGGGCCTTTGGGCCTGGCGCTGGTCACCTCGCACCGCCGGCTGGACCTGGCCTGGGTGGCGCTGGCGGTGGCGGGGGTCTGCCTGATCCTGCTGCTGAAACAGGTCAAGGGCGCGGTCGATCCGATCGGGGTGGCCCTGGCCCTGGCGGCGGGGGCCTGCTGGGCGGCCTATATCTGGTTCGGGCAGAAGCTGAGCGTGCTTCTGCCCAGCGCCCGGGCGACGGCGCTCGGCTCCTGCGTCGCAGCCCTGGTGGCGGTTCCGGTGGGCGCGGCGAGCGCCGGCGTGCGGCTGCTGAACCCGGCGGTGTTGCCGGTGGCCCTGGCGGTGGCGGTCTTGTCCAGCGTATTGCCCTACTCCCTTGAGATGATGGCGATGAAGCGCGTGCCGACCCGCACCTTCGGCGTCTTGATGAGCCTGGAGCCGGCCTTCGCCGCCCTGTCCGGCCTGGCGCTCTTGGGCGAGCGACTGACCGTCACCCAATGGCTGGGCATGGGCTGCGTGATGGCGGCCTCGCTGGGCGCAGCCATGACGGCCCGTGGTGGGGGCGGCGGCCATGCCGGCTGA
- a CDS encoding TonB-dependent receptor: MKTTSFAGALALGASVATLLAAVPALAADAAAAAGTPAGSGAEATDITNIVVTAEHNIAAATAPTKASLTEQQPESIITHRFIEDVRPESGDYTTTVLIAPSMAGTSSNGGGVGETNKSTLRGFQDGMYNLTYDGIAFGDTNDPTHHPASYFPASTIGAAVIDRGPGSAGDLGQANFGGAIHLFSPTVSNAFGTSQKFTYGTFDTMMSVSQLQTGAVDALHGGKLLLVFQELRSDGELSNSDGVAQNQTLKYVQPINDKTTLTLFASHNYTRYFQSDAGPGETWRQVQTYGKNFALTNDPTDEHYKGFNHEKKQTDFEYIDLKGDVGYGVTYEDQAYTYFYSNKTISVNDITGLIGQNTSPPKSSKLPATDIGGYDKGNRYRVYGDIVRINKDWSFGTLKAGALWEGSSTDRHNLYIDLTQGGIADNKFKTGVLNAKTLEYSSWDQYQVFADFEWRPLENLTIQPGVKYVNFTRNIDGIEENSGTPNFPKHTSAIGSNTYDKPLYFATVNYRILPYWSVYGQYATGFLIPSLSFLQATNPSLNSLQPEETTNYQLGTVFTRGHVTADADVYQIHVTNLQVADPTGQFYENAGTADYSGVEGQAAYAFDFGLTLFANGSLNTAKNATAHNTELNAPKWTDAVGALYNKGPWSAAVTYKQTGAQVVAYSPNAQELPAYDTTDASVAYDFGHFKVKLAGFNLFDNRAVINFSGATLYSAADAGLYQFQAGRQIQVTLEAKF, translated from the coding sequence ATGAAAACGACTTCTTTTGCCGGCGCCCTGGCGCTCGGCGCCTCGGTGGCCACGCTCTTGGCCGCCGTTCCGGCCCTCGCGGCCGACGCAGCGGCCGCCGCCGGCACGCCGGCCGGTTCCGGCGCCGAAGCGACCGACATCACCAACATCGTAGTGACCGCCGAGCACAATATCGCCGCCGCCACCGCCCCTACCAAGGCGTCGCTGACCGAGCAGCAGCCGGAATCAATCATCACCCATCGCTTCATCGAGGACGTGCGCCCCGAGAGCGGCGACTACACGACCACTGTCCTGATCGCCCCCAGCATGGCGGGCACCTCATCCAACGGCGGCGGCGTGGGCGAGACCAACAAGTCGACCCTGCGCGGCTTTCAGGACGGAATGTACAACCTGACCTACGACGGCATCGCCTTCGGCGACACCAACGACCCGACCCACCACCCTGCCTCCTACTTCCCGGCCTCGACCATCGGTGCGGCGGTGATCGACCGCGGCCCCGGCTCCGCCGGCGACCTTGGTCAAGCCAATTTCGGCGGCGCCATCCACCTGTTCTCCCCGACGGTCAGCAATGCCTTCGGCACGTCGCAGAAGTTCACCTATGGAACCTTCGACACCATGATGTCGGTCAGCCAGTTGCAGACCGGCGCGGTGGACGCCCTGCATGGCGGCAAGCTGCTCCTGGTCTTCCAGGAACTGCGGTCTGACGGCGAACTGTCCAATTCCGACGGCGTGGCTCAAAACCAGACGCTGAAGTACGTCCAGCCGATCAACGACAAGACCACCCTGACCCTGTTCGCGTCGCACAACTATACTCGCTACTTCCAGTCCGACGCCGGCCCGGGCGAGACATGGCGACAGGTCCAGACCTACGGGAAGAATTTCGCTCTTACGAACGACCCGACCGACGAGCACTACAAGGGCTTCAATCACGAGAAGAAGCAGACCGATTTCGAATATATCGACCTGAAGGGCGACGTTGGTTACGGCGTGACCTATGAGGATCAGGCCTACACCTACTTCTATTCCAACAAGACCATCTCGGTGAACGACATCACCGGCTTGATCGGCCAGAACACCTCGCCGCCAAAGAGCTCGAAGCTGCCGGCGACCGACATCGGCGGCTACGACAAGGGTAACCGATACCGTGTCTACGGCGACATCGTGCGGATCAACAAGGACTGGTCGTTCGGCACCTTGAAGGCCGGGGCTCTGTGGGAAGGCTCCAGCACCGACCGCCACAACCTCTATATCGACCTGACCCAGGGCGGCATCGCGGACAACAAGTTCAAGACCGGCGTGCTGAACGCCAAGACCCTCGAATACTCCAGCTGGGACCAGTACCAGGTGTTCGCCGATTTCGAATGGCGGCCGCTGGAGAACCTGACCATCCAGCCGGGGGTCAAGTACGTCAACTTCACCCGCAATATCGACGGGATCGAAGAAAATAGCGGCACGCCGAACTTCCCCAAGCACACCTCGGCGATCGGCAGCAACACCTATGACAAGCCGCTCTATTTCGCGACGGTGAACTACCGGATCCTGCCCTACTGGTCGGTCTACGGCCAATATGCGACCGGCTTTTTGATCCCCTCGCTGTCCTTCCTGCAGGCGACCAACCCCAGCCTGAACTCGCTCCAGCCGGAAGAGACCACCAACTATCAGCTCGGTACGGTCTTCACTCGCGGCCACGTCACCGCCGACGCCGACGTCTACCAGATCCACGTGACCAACCTGCAGGTCGCCGACCCGACCGGCCAGTTCTACGAGAACGCCGGCACGGCCGACTATTCCGGGGTGGAAGGCCAGGCCGCCTACGCCTTCGACTTCGGCCTGACCCTGTTCGCCAACGGCTCGCTCAACACGGCCAAGAACGCCACTGCGCACAATACCGAGCTCAATGCGCCGAAGTGGACCGACGCGGTGGGCGCTCTCTACAACAAGGGGCCGTGGTCGGCTGCGGTCACCTACAAGCAGACCGGCGCTCAGGTGGTGGCCTATTCGCCAAACGCCCAGGAACTCCCGGCCTACGACACCACCGACGCCTCGGTCGCCTACGATTTCGGCCATTTCAAGGTGAAGCTCGCCGGCTTCAACCTGTTCGACAACCGCGCTGTCATCAATTTCAGCGGCGCGACCCTCTATTCCGCGGCCGACGCCGGCCTCTACCAGTTCCAGGCGGGTCGTCAGATCCAGGTCACCCTGGAGGCCAAGTTCTAA
- a CDS encoding class I SAM-dependent methyltransferase, translated as MIKALVLAASLSLVAAAPAVKPYVAAALSDPARSADIGVDARRKPAEILAFAGLKPGDTVVDLLPGGGYFTRIFSKVVGPKGRVIVIWAKEYAAEAHPDPENSRKLAASPGFGNITVLDEPAAAFSTPEPVDMVFTSQNYHDYPDKFMGKVDPVAFDRQVFKALKPGGTFLVIDHVAEAGSAMRDTDTLHRIDPAIVKRQVTSVGFVFQGESRALRNPADDHRKAVFDKAIRGHTDQFIYKFRKP; from the coding sequence ATGATCAAGGCGCTGGTCCTGGCCGCGAGTCTGTCCCTCGTCGCCGCCGCGCCGGCGGTGAAGCCCTATGTCGCTGCGGCCCTGTCCGACCCGGCGCGCAGCGCCGACATCGGCGTCGACGCCCGCCGCAAGCCGGCCGAAATTCTGGCCTTCGCCGGGCTGAAGCCCGGAGACACGGTGGTCGATCTCCTGCCCGGCGGCGGCTACTTCACCCGCATCTTCTCCAAGGTGGTGGGGCCCAAGGGGCGGGTGATCGTCATCTGGGCCAAGGAATACGCCGCCGAGGCCCATCCCGACCCCGAGAACAGCCGCAAGCTCGCCGCTTCGCCCGGCTTCGGCAACATCACCGTGCTGGACGAGCCGGCCGCCGCCTTCTCCACGCCTGAGCCGGTGGACATGGTCTTCACCAGCCAGAACTATCACGACTACCCCGACAAGTTCATGGGCAAGGTCGATCCCGTCGCCTTCGACCGCCAGGTGTTCAAGGCGCTGAAGCCGGGCGGGACCTTCCTGGTCATCGACCATGTCGCCGAGGCGGGCTCAGCTATGCGCGACACCGACACCTTGCACCGGATCGACCCGGCCATCGTCAAGCGCCAGGTCACGTCGGTCGGCTTCGTCTTCCAGGGCGAGAGCCGCGCCCTGCGCAACCCGGCCGACGATCACAGGAAGGCTGTGTTCGACAAGGCGATCCGCGGCCACACCGACCAGTTCATCTACAAGTTCAGAAAGCCGTAG
- a CDS encoding CinA family protein — protein sequence MEPKMWQDLLSQGAVVGERLKARKETVAVAESSSGGLISAALLSVAGASAYFLGGGVVYTAKARVLLMDLPREAVAGMRSASEPYALLLARTARERFGATWGLSETGAAGPTGNPYGDAAGHTCIAISGPVEMAITLETGSGDRAANMEAFAARALEVLSVALDGDSQ from the coding sequence ATGGAGCCCAAAATGTGGCAGGACCTGTTGTCGCAGGGCGCAGTCGTCGGAGAACGCCTGAAGGCGCGAAAGGAAACCGTGGCCGTAGCGGAATCTTCCTCCGGCGGCCTGATTTCCGCCGCCCTGCTCAGCGTCGCCGGCGCCTCCGCCTATTTCCTCGGCGGCGGGGTGGTCTACACCGCCAAGGCGCGGGTGCTGCTCATGGACCTGCCGCGCGAGGCTGTGGCGGGCATGCGCTCGGCCAGCGAGCCCTACGCCCTGCTCCTGGCCCGCACCGCGCGCGAGCGATTCGGCGCCACCTGGGGCCTGTCCGAGACCGGCGCGGCCGGGCCGACCGGCAACCCCTATGGCGACGCCGCCGGTCACACCTGCATCGCCATCTCGGGGCCGGTTGAGATGGCCATCACCTTAGAAACCGGCTCAGGCGACCGCGCCGCCAATATGGAAGCCTTCGCCGCCAGGGCGCTCGAGGTCCTGTCGGTCGCTCTTGACGGAGACTCGCAATGA
- a CDS encoding Spy/CpxP family protein refolding chaperone — MNRPFRALVGLAAGAILLCGAAVAVAQDHPQPPPGAAGENWHEHMLKHMQAHIKALHDMLQIRPDQEAAFQTFIASMKPPEGADNADMAHEHDEMAQLTTPQRLDRMQARMAEHQKAFERHAAAVKTFYAALSPEQQRAFDAMEAMHHHGGHGMGGMGEHGPMGPPHGMGGPGEMQ; from the coding sequence ATGAACCGTCCTTTCCGCGCTCTGGTCGGCCTGGCCGCCGGCGCCATCCTTCTCTGCGGCGCCGCCGTCGCGGTGGCCCAGGATCATCCCCAGCCGCCGCCGGGGGCTGCGGGCGAGAATTGGCATGAGCACATGCTCAAGCACATGCAGGCGCACATCAAAGCCCTGCATGACATGCTGCAGATCCGTCCCGACCAGGAAGCAGCCTTCCAAACCTTCATCGCTTCGATGAAGCCGCCGGAAGGCGCCGACAACGCCGACATGGCCCATGAGCATGACGAAATGGCGCAACTCACCACGCCGCAGCGCCTGGACCGCATGCAGGCGCGCATGGCCGAGCACCAGAAGGCGTTCGAGCGTCACGCAGCGGCGGTGAAGACCTTCTACGCCGCCCTCAGCCCTGAGCAGCAGCGCGCCTTCGACGCCATGGAGGCCATGCATCACCACGGCGGCCACGGCATGGGCGGCATGGGCGAGCACGGCCCGATGGGGCCGCCGCACGGCATGGGCGGCCCCGGCGAGATGCAGTGA
- a CDS encoding DHA2 family efflux MFS transporter permease subunit, whose amino-acid sequence MTEQQSPAQPGPMTGPALAITAVALALGTFMQVLDSTIANVSLPTISGDLGVSPSQGTWVITSFAVANGVSVPMTGWLMQRYGVVKTFVASVALFTLFSMLCGLSWSMGSLILFRILQGATSGPLIPGSQALLLSIFPANRRGTALGVWSVTTLVAPVCGPLLGGYISDNWSWPWIFLINLPVGVVCGVICWRNLAARETPTRRLPVDTVGLGLLILFVGSLQVMLDTGKDADWFSSPVIVALACIAGVSFCAWLIWETTTPYPIVDLSLFRSRNFALGTLAYSAGYAIFFGNNLLLPLWLQTQVGYVATWAGMVAAPSGVVALLCTPFATRSLQKYDARMVASVAMVAFAASYFMRAGFTPDANFMTFVMPMLVQGVSMSVFFVSLVTICLGDMPPQRTPAAAGLSNFCRYTAGSFAASVTTTLWDNRETVHQSRMAENAPDAVLSGALDQLQHVGLTGLQALGSVTNIAVRQAYALASVDFFWASGWLMLLAVPLIWLTRRPGAPGGAGAAAD is encoded by the coding sequence ATGACAGAACAGCAGTCCCCGGCGCAGCCCGGCCCGATGACCGGCCCGGCCCTGGCGATCACGGCCGTCGCCCTGGCGCTTGGCACCTTCATGCAGGTGCTGGACAGCACCATCGCCAACGTCTCCCTGCCGACCATCTCCGGCGACCTGGGCGTCAGCCCCAGCCAGGGGACCTGGGTGATCACCTCGTTCGCCGTGGCCAACGGGGTCTCGGTGCCCATGACCGGCTGGCTGATGCAGCGCTATGGCGTGGTCAAGACCTTCGTCGCCTCGGTGGCCCTGTTCACCCTGTTCTCCATGCTGTGCGGCCTTTCCTGGAGCATGGGCTCGCTGATCCTGTTCCGCATTCTGCAGGGCGCCACCTCCGGCCCGCTGATTCCGGGCTCCCAGGCGTTGCTGCTCTCGATCTTTCCGGCCAATCGCCGGGGAACGGCGCTCGGGGTCTGGTCGGTGACGACCCTGGTGGCCCCGGTCTGCGGCCCGCTGCTGGGCGGCTATATCTCGGACAACTGGTCCTGGCCCTGGATATTCCTGATCAATCTGCCGGTGGGCGTGGTCTGCGGCGTGATCTGCTGGCGCAATCTTGCTGCGCGCGAAACGCCGACCCGTCGGTTGCCGGTGGACACGGTGGGCTTGGGCCTGCTGATCCTCTTCGTAGGCTCGCTTCAGGTGATGCTGGACACCGGCAAGGACGCCGACTGGTTCTCCTCTCCCGTGATCGTGGCCTTGGCCTGTATCGCCGGGGTCAGTTTCTGCGCCTGGCTGATCTGGGAAACGACCACGCCCTATCCGATCGTCGACCTGTCCCTGTTCCGCTCGCGCAACTTCGCCCTCGGCACCCTGGCCTATTCGGCCGGCTACGCCATTTTCTTCGGCAACAACCTGCTTCTGCCGCTCTGGCTGCAGACCCAAGTGGGCTATGTGGCGACATGGGCGGGCATGGTGGCCGCGCCCAGCGGCGTTGTCGCCCTGCTTTGCACCCCCTTCGCCACTCGCTCCCTGCAGAAATACGACGCCCGGATGGTCGCTTCAGTGGCCATGGTCGCCTTCGCCGCCTCCTATTTCATGCGCGCCGGCTTCACGCCCGACGCCAATTTCATGACCTTCGTCATGCCCATGCTGGTTCAGGGCGTGTCGATGAGCGTCTTCTTCGTTTCGCTGGTCACGATCTGCCTGGGCGACATGCCGCCCCAGAGGACACCGGCGGCGGCCGGCCTCTCCAACTTCTGCCGCTACACCGCAGGCAGCTTCGCCGCTTCCGTGACCACCACGCTCTGGGACAACCGGGAGACCGTGCACCAGAGCCGCATGGCCGAGAACGCGCCTGACGCGGTCCTCAGCGGCGCGCTGGACCAGCTTCAGCACGTGGGCCTGACCGGGCTGCAAGCCCTGGGCAGCGTCACCAACATCGCTGTGCGCCAGGCCTACGCCTTGGCCTCGGTCGATTTCTTCTGGGCCTCCGGCTGGCTGATGCTGCTGGCCGTGCCGCTGATCTGGCTGACGCGCCGACCCGGCGCCCCTGGCGGGGCCGGCGCGGCCGCCGATTGA
- a CDS encoding NADPH-dependent FMN reductase: MPAEIRVLAISGSLRAASSNSVLIRAAAQVAPPGVVFDLFEGLADLPHFSPDLDEAGAPAVVQAFRRRLAAADAILICSPEYAHGVPGSLKNALDWIVSSGEMVDKPAGLINASARATIAQASLVDTVGMLSAVVVEAASPVIPMTGRDLDEAGLIADPVLGPALRAAVAALAAAARK; the protein is encoded by the coding sequence ATGCCGGCTGAGATCCGCGTCCTCGCCATTTCCGGCAGCCTGAGGGCCGCCTCCTCCAACAGCGTGCTGATCCGCGCCGCGGCCCAGGTCGCGCCGCCGGGGGTCGTGTTCGACCTGTTCGAGGGTCTCGCCGACCTGCCCCACTTCAGCCCCGACCTCGACGAGGCCGGCGCGCCGGCGGTGGTCCAGGCCTTCCGGCGAAGGCTGGCGGCGGCGGACGCGATCCTGATCTGCAGCCCGGAATATGCCCACGGCGTGCCGGGCAGCCTGAAGAACGCGCTCGACTGGATTGTCTCCTCAGGAGAGATGGTCGACAAGCCGGCGGGCCTAATCAACGCCTCGGCCCGGGCCACGATCGCCCAGGCCTCGCTGGTCGACACGGTCGGCATGTTGAGCGCCGTGGTGGTCGAAGCAGCCTCGCCCGTGATCCCGATGACCGGGCGGGACTTGGACGAAGCCGGCTTGATCGCCGATCCGGTTCTGGGGCCGGCCTTGCGCGCGGCTGTTGCAGCCTTGGCCGCCGCGGCGCGGAAATAA
- a CDS encoding EF-hand domain-containing protein has translation MKVSALRRSLRPGLVLLAALSLAACASDEPPRGEGPQGGRGPPRPHGPQLFISPAGEPFRAGPDQPYPSAAWFARADANHDGRLDRAEVRADATGFFHVLDANHDGVIDSFEISDYEQKIAPEILGAYLGDAGRSRGEPAGQSRSGEGGGRRGHGGRRGGEGQGQGEGVEAPGGGYEGAAPFELTDEPEPVAAADLNVSGRITLKEFLQTVDRRFDEIDVGHTGSIAFADLPKTPVQRQGAPTHGQRGGPQGKPPPPPQ, from the coding sequence GTGAAAGTCTCGGCTCTTAGGCGATCCCTGCGCCCCGGTCTTGTGCTGCTGGCGGCGCTGAGCCTCGCCGCCTGCGCGTCTGATGAGCCGCCGCGCGGGGAGGGGCCGCAGGGCGGACGTGGGCCGCCGCGACCGCACGGACCCCAGCTGTTCATCAGCCCGGCCGGCGAGCCGTTTCGCGCCGGCCCAGACCAGCCCTACCCCTCAGCCGCTTGGTTCGCTAGGGCGGACGCCAATCACGATGGCCGGCTGGATCGCGCTGAGGTCAGGGCCGACGCGACCGGCTTCTTCCATGTGCTCGACGCCAACCACGATGGGGTGATCGATTCCTTCGAGATCTCCGACTACGAGCAGAAAATCGCGCCCGAGATCCTGGGCGCCTATCTGGGCGATGCGGGTCGGAGCCGGGGCGAGCCGGCGGGCCAATCGCGGAGCGGCGAAGGCGGTGGTCGCCGGGGCCACGGCGGCCGACGCGGCGGCGAAGGGCAAGGTCAGGGCGAAGGCGTCGAAGCCCCCGGCGGCGGCTACGAGGGCGCCGCCCCCTTCGAACTGACCGACGAACCGGAACCCGTCGCCGCGGCCGACCTTAACGTCAGCGGCCGCATCACCCTCAAGGAATTCCTGCAGACCGTCGATCGCCGCTTCGACGAGATCGACGTGGGCCACACCGGCTCGATCGCCTTCGCCGACCTGCCCAAGACCCCGGTCCAGCGGCAGGGCGCCCCTACGCACGGCCAGCGCGGCGGTCCGCAAGGCAAGCCGCCGCCCCCGCCGCAATAG